The sequence CTCCGTGATCTACACCCAGAGCGGCTATTATGCCCGGGAGTTTGCCCGCCGTACCGACGGCGGCCAGGTCGGCATCAACGTGGGTATTCCGGTACCGGTAGGCTTTATCCCCTTCAGCGGGCACAAAAAGTCCTTCTTCGGCGACCTGCATTGCCTGGGTAAGGACGCTTATCGCTTCTACACAGAGAGCAAGGCGGTCACCACCCACTGGTTCGATGAGGAGGAGAAAAAGGCAACGGAAGTCTCCACCTGGGACGGCACCATCTAAGCCGGATAAACAGGAAGAGCACACCGATTATGGTGTGCTCTTTTCTTATACTTTCTTTTATCCGTTCTCTTTGTCTGTGCCAAACAGGCCCTGACTTTCGCCATATGTATCGGTGAGCCGAGCGCCGGAGCCGTCGGCTATATATTATACTACAAAACAGCCAAAACCTCAATACTTTTTCTTTCTCTCTCGGTGGTGTATAATATGGGTACAGAGGTATGTCTCTGAATTCCCAAAGGGGTGATAGTATGATCAACATTACGGCAAGAGGATTTGACCTAAAGCAAGGCACCAAAGACGGTATTGACAAAGAGCTGCAGCGCATTGAAAAAATGCTGCCTGACAACGCCTCCTTTGATGTGACCTTAGCCAAGGTAAAGGACGGCTACAAGTGCGACATTACAGTCAAGTACATTGGCTCCTTTATCCGCGGCGAGGCACGGGCAGACAAGATTGAGCCGGTCATTGATATGGCAGTAGACGACCTGAAGCGAAAGCTGCGCAAGCTAAAGACCTACCTGGTAGATAAGAAGCGCAAGGGCGGCATTGACCAGATCGCCTCCATGCTGGAGCCCATAGAAGAAGTGACCATGGATGACTTTGAGAGCTATGACAGCTCCGCTGTGGATATTCAGCGCAAAAAGAACATTCAATTGCAAATGATGACCGACGATGAGGCCATCGTGCAAATGGAAATGCTGGGACACAGCTTCTTTGTTTATCTGGCGCCGAACGGCCAAACCTGCGTGATCTACAAACGAGGCAAAGGCTACGGTCAGTTAATTTGTAGCTGACCGGCGTACACCGAAAAACGCATTTTTATTCAATTTTGCCGTGAGTGAAAACTCACGGCAATCTTTTTTGTGCAAAGTGGAAAAATAGATACGCGTACATTGACTAATACCTATGATATTGGTATAATTTATACAAAAATAAACGGAAGCAACGCTTCTGAAGAGAGGGATTTTGTATGACTTATACAGAAAAAGTGCTGGCAGATCTGAAAGCAAAGAACCCGGATCAGCCGGAATTTATCCAGGCCGCCACAGAGGTTTTAGACGCATTGGCGCCGGTGGTCAACAACGATCCGAAATACCAAAAAACCAGCTTGTTGGAGCGGTTGGTTGAGCCGGAACGGCAGATCATGTTCCGTATTCCGTGGGTGGACGATCATGGCCAGGTGCATGTAAACCGCGGCTACCGCGTGCAGTTTAACTCCGCCATCGGCCCCTACAAAGGCGGTCTGCGCCTGCACCCCAGCGTAAACCTGTCTATCATCAAGTTTCTTGGCTTTGAGCAGATCTTCAAAAACAGCCTGACCGGCCTGCCCATCGGCGGCGCCAAGGGCGGCTCTGACTTTGACCCCAAGGGCAAGAGCGATATGGAAGTGATGCGCTTCTGCCAGGCATTTATGAATGAGCTGTATAAATATGTAGGCGCGGACGAGGACGTACCCGCCGGCGACATCGGCACCGGTGCCCGCGAGGTAGGTTACTTATACGGTCAGTACAAGAAACTGACGAACCGCTCCGAGGGCGTGCTCACCGGTAAGGGCCTGAGCTTCGGCGGCTCCCTTGCCCGTACAGAGGCTACCGGCTACGGCCTGGTGTATATTACCGAGGAAATGCTCAAGGACCACAATAAGGATCTTAAAGGTGCTCGTGTGGCCGTGTCCGGCTCCGGTAATGTGGCCATTTACGCTATGGAGAAGGCTCGGCAGTTAGGTGCAAAAGTCATCTGCTGCTCCGATTCTACCGGCTATGTGATTGACGAAAACGGCATTGATGTAGAGGCTGTAAAGCAGATTAAGGAAGTAGACAGAAAGCGCATTTCTGTGTACGCTGAGAGCCACCCCACCGCCACTTATGCAGAGGGCTCTGTGTGGGATGCCGTGACCTGCGATGTGGCGCTCCCCTGCGCCACCCAGAATGAGATCCACGCCGCGCAGGCGCAGCGCCTGGTAGACACCGGCTGCTACGCAGTGTGTGAGGGCGCCAATATGCCCACGGACGCAGCGGCTACAGAGGTGTTCCTGCAAAATCACATTCTGTTCCTGCCCGGCAAAGCTTCCAACGCCGGCGGCGTAGCCACCTCCGCACTGGAGATGGGCCAGAACTCCATTCGCTCCAGCTGGACTTTTGATGAGGTAGACGCCAAGCTGCAAGGCATTATGGTCAACATCTACCACAACATGAAAGAGGCTTGTGAAAAGTACAATGCCCGCGACAACTTCGTTGTTGGTGCCAACATCGCCGGCTTTATGAAAGTGGCCGATGCCATGATGGCGCAAGGCGTGGTTTGATCCAGCAAAATCTATACAAAAAAGCGCAACCCATAGGGGTTGCGCTTTTATATTTTGCCTGTGTGCGCCGCTATGGATCTTTTCAGCATAAAAAGCCCTCTAAAAAATACGGAGGCGCTCCCAACAGAGTGCCTCCCATATTCTTTGCTGTTTCTTTTTACAGTGCAGCGATCA comes from Oscillospiraceae bacterium and encodes:
- the raiA gene encoding ribosome-associated translation inhibitor RaiA → MINITARGFDLKQGTKDGIDKELQRIEKMLPDNASFDVTLAKVKDGYKCDITVKYIGSFIRGEARADKIEPVIDMAVDDLKRKLRKLKTYLVDKKRKGGIDQIASMLEPIEEVTMDDFESYDSSAVDIQRKKNIQLQMMTDDEAIVQMEMLGHSFFVYLAPNGQTCVIYKRGKGYGQLICS
- the gdhA gene encoding NADP-specific glutamate dehydrogenase — encoded protein: MTYTEKVLADLKAKNPDQPEFIQAATEVLDALAPVVNNDPKYQKTSLLERLVEPERQIMFRIPWVDDHGQVHVNRGYRVQFNSAIGPYKGGLRLHPSVNLSIIKFLGFEQIFKNSLTGLPIGGAKGGSDFDPKGKSDMEVMRFCQAFMNELYKYVGADEDVPAGDIGTGAREVGYLYGQYKKLTNRSEGVLTGKGLSFGGSLARTEATGYGLVYITEEMLKDHNKDLKGARVAVSGSGNVAIYAMEKARQLGAKVICCSDSTGYVIDENGIDVEAVKQIKEVDRKRISVYAESHPTATYAEGSVWDAVTCDVALPCATQNEIHAAQAQRLVDTGCYAVCEGANMPTDAAATEVFLQNHILFLPGKASNAGGVATSALEMGQNSIRSSWTFDEVDAKLQGIMVNIYHNMKEACEKYNARDNFVVGANIAGFMKVADAMMAQGVV